In Vicinamibacteria bacterium, the DNA window CATCCGCTTGGGGGAGTTCTTCCGGCGCTAGGCGGCCGCCCGCTCCCAGACCACGAGCGCGCGCATGCCCGAGAGGGGGGCCACCGCCCGCAGCCCCTCGTCCAGCCGGAGGAGAAACGGGGTGGCGCGGCGGGGCAGCATCGATCCCTTCTTGAACCCCAGACTCAGCAAGTAGGCAAAGCCGTTCAAGATCCGGAGCCGCGGAGGCCGGAACCCCAGGCTCAGCCACTCTTTTGGGGAGGTGGTCACCACGAGACGCCGGACCACGGCCGCATCGCCCTGGAAAGCGACCTTGCTCTCTCCTTCCTTGAGGTGGAAGGGGTCCCAGGGATCAAGCCCCAGGGTGCATCCCTCTTCGTGAAGCCACCGGTAGATGGGAAACGAGAGCGGGGTCACCCAAGGCTCGACCACGGCAATGCGCCCGCGGGGGCTCAACACCCGGGCTGCCTCCTGGAAGAACCGGCGGGGCGAGGCCAGGTGGTGAATGAGGTCGAGACCGACCACGCTCCCCACCGTGCCCCCGCAAAGCGGCAGCCCCAGGGCGTCGGCGGCCAAGTCATTCCACGGGGCCGGGATAAGGTCGGCGGCGATCCACGCGAGGTCTGGCCTCTGGCGGCGGGCATACTCGCGGAGGAAGCCGGGCCCGGCCCCGACCTCCAGGGCCCGTCCCGGAGCCAGCTCGGAGAGTAGGGCCTCGAACCACACGCCGTACACCTGGGCCAGAACGGGCTTGTCCGCCCACACGCGCCGGTGTTCCTCGAGGCGTTCGCGACTCACGAGCTGGCCTCTCGGCTGGAGGACTCCCCGCGGAGAACCACGAGGGCGGCCACGGTGGAGGCGAGGGAGATTCCGGCGAGGAGGATGCCCACCTTAACCGCCCACGGCCGGTAGACAAACTCGATCCGGTGGCGGCCCCCCGGGGCCTGAACCGCCCGGAAGGACGTGTTCGCGCGCAGGACCCGGGTCGGGCGCCCGTCCAGCCACGCCTGCCACCCGGGATCGTAGGAGTCCACGAGCACCACGAAGCCCGGCTCGCTGAGGTCCGCTTCAATGAGGACCCGGTCCGGCCGCTCCTGAACGATGCGGCTCACGCCCGAGAAGGAGGCGAGGGCCCGGGAGGGGAGGCCCTCCGGCAAGATGACCTCGTGACGGGGATCGAAGCTCGGGTCCAGGAGGGCGGGCAGGCCCTCGGGATCTTGGGTGATCCGCGCGTTTCCGACCGCGTACGTCCGCGGCAGGGGGTCGGGTACCTGGAACACCCGGATCGGCCCCTTGAAGAGGCCCGGAAAGACGGGCCCCGGCGTCAGGGCTGCGAAGGCCTCGGGGTGGGAGGCCACCACGTGGGTGACGCTGCCGAGCTCCAAGAGTCGGGTCTGGGCCGCGGTCCCTTCCACCTGTCGAAGGGCGAGGGTCAAGCGGCGGAGCGGTTCCGGATGCAGCCCCCGGTAGTCAATCTCGAAGCCCGAGCGCAGTCCCCATCGCCCCGCGGTCTGCGGGGCGAGCGCCAACTGCATCCCCAGCGCGGAGGCGGCGTCCAGAGTCCATCCCGCGGGGACCCGCTCGAGCGCTCGCAGCTCGCTCTCCCTTTCCCCCGGCGCACCGCTCTTCCCAAGGCTGTAGTCGTACACGTAGACCCGCGTCGCCGACCCTGAGCCCAGAGCGGCCAGGACTTCCGGGCGATGGGTGTAAAGCGCGACCGGCGCGACGGCGACGGGATGACGATGATAGAGAGCGAGCTCCGTGACGGCCAGGAGGGCCAGGCCCGCGGCCAGCGCCGGGGGGCGGCGGGGGAACAGGGAGAGGACCACCAACACCAGGGCCAGGGCCACGCCCACCGCGAGCTTGGCCTCCGTGGCGGCCAGGGGGGAAGAGGGGGGAAAGGTCAGAGCGGGATCAAGCAGGCGAGCAATCCAGGCCGCGGACTGGAAGTGCATGCTGAGGACCAGGCCCAGGTCGAGGAGGAGGAAAAGGGCAGCGGGAGCGACGACGAAGAGTGTCCACCGACGGGGAGAGGCCAGACGTGGGTCGCGCCAGACGTCGTAGCCAAGGCCGGCGAGGAGGGCCCAGGCGAAGGCGGCCACGGTCATGGCCTTGACCGGGTAACGAAGGATCTTGAGGGGGGGGAGCAGGGTCAGGGCGATGTCGTAGGCGGGCGTGTGGCGGCCCAGGGCCAGGAGCAGGGTCCCTCCCAGCACGGCGAGAAGAAGCCGGCGGAGGGAGGGGCGGGCGGCGGCAGCCGCGGCTCCGACCAGCCCCAGGGCGGGCAGCCCCAAGTAGAGGGAGCTGAGGAAGGGCTCGCGGGACTCGAAGAGGAGGGCCCTCCAGTCGGCCCGAAGGGGGAGGCTGCTCCACAGGCCAGGCACGAGCGTCTCCAGGAGCCCCAGCGGGTGGACCGACCAATAGGTCCGCACGGCCAGGGGAAGGCTGCGGCGCGCCGAGCGGGTGAGCACGTCGAGAGCGGGCAGCCACAAGCCCGCGGAGAGGCCGAGGGCGAGGATGTAAGCCATGGCCGCCCTTATGGCGAGCGCTCGCCGGGAAGACCACGGCCCGCGTAGATGACGGGCCAAAGCGAGGCCGGCCAAGAGGAGGACGGTCATGGCGCACATGTCGGCGGAGCCGGCGAGGATCTGGGCGGCGAGGGCGAGGCCCAGGTAGAGCACGGGCCGGGCTTGTCCGGACTCGAATGCGATATCGGCGGCGAGGACCACGACGGGGATCCAGCAGGCGCCCGCGAAGTGATGCCAGAGATCGATGAGGGAGAGAAATGGCCCCGAGAGCATCCACACCGCGGCGGCCAGAAGCGCGCCCGCCCGGGAGACCCTCCAATGGCGGCAGAGTGCATAGATGCCCAGGGAAGAGCCGACCACGTGGACCACGGCGAAGGCCGTGTAGTACCACCAGGGCCGAAGGAGCAGGCTGAGCCAGGTCAAGGGGTAAAGGATCTGCGCCGCGGGGTCGGCGAGAAGGGGCTGACCGAAAGCGGGGCCGGGGTCCCAGAGGGGCCAGGAGCCCGCCACTACCGCCCGCGCGAAGGCCTCGATCTGGGGATGCCAGACGAGGTGGATGTCCCGCTTATAGAGGACACCGCCCAGGAAAACGGCTTCGCGGAAGAGCCAGAGGGCAAGGCCAAGAAGGGCCAGCGCGGCCAGGGGTGGGCTCTCCCCGCCCCCTACGACCCCGGGCCGCCTCAAGGTGGCGGCTTCCCCCTCGGCCCCCCCGACGGGCAGGTCGTCCCTCACGGCCGGCGGGGCAGCTTTGGGCGGTCGGGACCGGGCCCTGCCGCCATCAGCGTTTCCGGGCCCGGAGGAGCAGCGATCCCGCGACCTCGCGCGCGAGGGGCACGCGTTCGAGAAGAGAACCGAGCCCATCCACCCACCCGAGGCAAGCGGCGGGGGTGGCAGGATGGAGAAAGTCGAAGGGATCCACCTGGATCTCGGAGAAGCCGCTCCTCTGCAGGCTGGCCCGGGCCCGGAAGCGGGAGAAGGCCATCTCGTCCGGCGAGACCCCGAAGTATTCCTTGGTGAGCCCGAGGTGAAACATAACCGCCACTTGGGGATTGAGGATGTTGGGTTCGGCGAAGACGGCTCGCCCCCCCGGCTTGAGAACGCGGTGGGACTCGCGGAGAGCCTGGTCGAGGTCCAGGTGGTGGAGCACGGAGCTGCCGTACACGGCGTCGAAGTGAGCGTCCGGATAGGGCATGGCCTCCGCGTTGCCCTGGTCCAGGGCGACGTTGGGGCAGCTGGCCAGGCGGGCCCGGGCCTTGGCGAGCAGGTCTTCGGACAGGTCGATGCCCCGGATCTCGGCCCCGCTCCGCGCGGCCCGCTCCAGGAAGACCCCGGTTCCGCAACCGAGCTCGAGGGCCCGGCGGCCCGGCTCCAGCTGGGCGTGGCGTATGAACAGGGCCGCCCTTCGTTCCGCACGTCGTCGTCCGGCCGGGCTGTCCCAGTTCCAGATGATCTCCGCCCTCTCCGCGATCTTGCGGTGGTGTTCGATCTCCCGCGCGAGGCGCCCGTCCGCGTCTTTGCTTGGGCCCACGGGCAACCCCCTCAGATGAACTTCAGCTTCCGGGCCGCGAAGAGGCTCATGCGGAGGAGGAGCCAGCCGTGGCGGAAGCGGGAGATGTTGGTCTCGCCGTAGCGGCGTTCGTGGTAGCGCACGGCCAGGTCCGCGATCCGCAGGTTGAGGCGGGAGGCCCCGAACAAGAGGTCGAAGTCCCCGAAGGGGTCGAAGTCCCCGAAGAACGCGCGGTTGGCCGAGATCCGCTCGTAGTCTTCACGGTACAGGGCCTTGGTTCCACAGAGGGTATCCCGGACCTGCTGGCCGAGGAGCCAGGAGAAGAGAAGGGCGAAGCATTTGTTGGCGAGCAGGTTCAGGAAGCGCATGGCGCGGCCTTCCATGGGATAAACCATGCGGGAGCCGTTGATCAGCTCGCCCTTGCCCCGGGCCAGGGCCTCCACGAACTTGAGCATGTCCGCGGGGGCCACCCCCATGTCCGCATCCAGGATGGCCAGGACCTCGCCCCGGGCCTGGCCGAAGCCCAGCCTCACGGCGTCGCCCTTGCCCCGGCCGGTTTGCTTGAGGAGGCGGAGGGGCAGGGCGGGATTCTCCTGGATGACCTCCCGGATCACCGCTTCCGTGTCGTCCTGGGAGTTGCCCTCGACGAAGATGAACTCGCTGTTGGGTCCCAGGCGGGGCAGGCTCGCCACTAGGGGCCGGATGTGTCCGGCCTCGTTGCGGCAGGGGATGATCACGCTGGTGCTGGGCTCGGAGGTGTGCGCGGGCCGGAAGCGGTCGGGGGCCGGCCGGGCAATGATGCCAAACATCAAGGAGAAGAGATCGGCCAAGGGCAGATGGCCCACGAAGCGGTTGACCGCGTCGGCGAGGAGGGGGATGCCGGCCGGGCAAAGAATCTGCATGTCGTCCCGCACCACCTGGAAATCGGCGAGGGACAACATGTTCTTGATCTCTTCGGGCGGCAGCCAGGCTTCCGGGGGCTGGCGGTGCTTGAGGCCCATCGCCTCCGCCGCCCTCAGGAAGGGTTGCCAGAGCCGGCTGTAGCTGTAGATGAGTATCCGGGTGCGGGGATGGCAGAGGGGGTGGAGGTTCTCCAGCGCCCGCTGCACGTCGCTCAGGTGGGTGACGACGTTCAGGAGCAATACCGTGTCGAACGGCCCGCCCACCTGGGCCAGAAGCCGACGGTCGGCGAGGTCACCCTCGAAGAAATGCAGGTTCTGGCCGCGGTGGGCGCGGCGGGCCGCCTCCACGCCCGGGGCGGAGATGTCGATTCCCACCCCCCGCGAGGGCTTGAGGGCGGCCAGAAGGTGTCCCGATCCGCAGCCGAGGTCGAGAATCCGCTGGCCTTCGGGGATGCGGACCCGCAGCACGCGCGTCAGGTACTCATAGTAGTAGCGGTGCCGCTCGCGCGAGGCCTCGATCCCCTCGTGGTTCTCCTCGTAGAAACGCCGCACCTCTTCGAGGAGGGGATCGTTCAGGGCCCGGGGGTCGGGGAGAAGCGCTCTCTCCTGTACCACTCGATGGTCCTCCGTAGGCCTTCCTCGAAGCCGGTGGTCGCGCGGAAGCCGAAGTGCCGCTCGGCGCGCGAGATGTCGAGACACCGGCGGGGTTGGCCGTCGGGCTTGTTGGGGTCCCAACGGATCTGGCCCTTGAAGCCGACCAGGTGCGCGATCAGCTCTACGAGGTCCTTGATCGTGATCTCGAATCCCGCTCCCAGGTTGACCGGCTCGGGGCCGCTGTAGTCGGCGGCCGCCATGCAGATCCCACGGGCCGCGTCCTCTACGTACAGGAACTCCCGCGAGGCCTTGCCCGTTCCCCACACCTCGATGGCGCCCGCCCCCTGGGCGAGGGCCTCCTCGCACTTCTTGATGAGGGCGGGGATCACATGGGAGGACGCGGGGTCGAAGTTGTCGTGGGGACCGTAGA includes these proteins:
- a CDS encoding class I SAM-dependent methyltransferase, with product MSRERLEEHRRVWADKPVLAQVYGVWFEALLSELAPGRALEVGAGPGFLREYARRQRPDLAWIAADLIPAPWNDLAADALGLPLCGGTVGSVVGLDLIHHLASPRRFFQEAARVLSPRGRIAVVEPWVTPLSFPIYRWLHEEGCTLGLDPWDPFHLKEGESKVAFQGDAAVVRRLVVTTSPKEWLSLGFRPPRLRILNGFAYLLSLGFKKGSMLPRRATPFLLRLDEGLRAVAPLSGMRALVVWERAAA
- a CDS encoding YfhO family protein, which produces MRDDLPVGGAEGEAATLRRPGVVGGGESPPLAALALLGLALWLFREAVFLGGVLYKRDIHLVWHPQIEAFARAVVAGSWPLWDPGPAFGQPLLADPAAQILYPLTWLSLLLRPWWYYTAFAVVHVVGSSLGIYALCRHWRVSRAGALLAAAVWMLSGPFLSLIDLWHHFAGACWIPVVVLAADIAFESGQARPVLYLGLALAAQILAGSADMCAMTVLLLAGLALARHLRGPWSSRRALAIRAAMAYILALGLSAGLWLPALDVLTRSARRSLPLAVRTYWSVHPLGLLETLVPGLWSSLPLRADWRALLFESREPFLSSLYLGLPALGLVGAAAAAARPSLRRLLLAVLGGTLLLALGRHTPAYDIALTLLPPLKILRYPVKAMTVAAFAWALLAGLGYDVWRDPRLASPRRWTLFVVAPAALFLLLDLGLVLSMHFQSAAWIARLLDPALTFPPSSPLAATEAKLAVGVALALVLVVLSLFPRRPPALAAGLALLAVTELALYHRHPVAVAPVALYTHRPEVLAALGSGSATRVYVYDYSLGKSGAPGERESELRALERVPAGWTLDAASALGMQLALAPQTAGRWGLRSGFEIDYRGLHPEPLRRLTLALRQVEGTAAQTRLLELGSVTHVVASHPEAFAALTPGPVFPGLFKGPIRVFQVPDPLPRTYAVGNARITQDPEGLPALLDPSFDPRHEVILPEGLPSRALASFSGVSRIVQERPDRVLIEADLSEPGFVVLVDSYDPGWQAWLDGRPTRVLRANTSFRAVQAPGGRHRIEFVYRPWAVKVGILLAGISLASTVAALVVLRGESSSREASS
- a CDS encoding class I SAM-dependent methyltransferase, coding for MGPSKDADGRLAREIEHHRKIAERAEIIWNWDSPAGRRRAERRAALFIRHAQLEPGRRALELGCGTGVFLERAARSGAEIRGIDLSEDLLAKARARLASCPNVALDQGNAEAMPYPDAHFDAVYGSSVLHHLDLDQALRESHRVLKPGGRAVFAEPNILNPQVAVMFHLGLTKEYFGVSPDEMAFSRFRARASLQRSGFSEIQVDPFDFLHPATPAACLGWVDGLGSLLERVPLAREVAGSLLLRARKR
- a CDS encoding glycosyltransferase — translated: MVQERALLPDPRALNDPLLEEVRRFYEENHEGIEASRERHRYYYEYLTRVLRVRIPEGQRILDLGCGSGHLLAALKPSRGVGIDISAPGVEAARRAHRGQNLHFFEGDLADRRLLAQVGGPFDTVLLLNVVTHLSDVQRALENLHPLCHPRTRILIYSYSRLWQPFLRAAEAMGLKHRQPPEAWLPPEEIKNMLSLADFQVVRDDMQILCPAGIPLLADAVNRFVGHLPLADLFSLMFGIIARPAPDRFRPAHTSEPSTSVIIPCRNEAGHIRPLVASLPRLGPNSEFIFVEGNSQDDTEAVIREVIQENPALPLRLLKQTGRGKGDAVRLGFGQARGEVLAILDADMGVAPADMLKFVEALARGKGELINGSRMVYPMEGRAMRFLNLLANKCFALLFSWLLGQQVRDTLCGTKALYREDYERISANRAFFGDFDPFGDFDLLFGASRLNLRIADLAVRYHERRYGETNISRFRHGWLLLRMSLFAARKLKFI